From the genome of Planctomycetia bacterium:
TGTGCCGGTGATCAGCACTGATTGGACTCCGACGCTGATGGAGATAGTTGGCGAACCTGATGTAAAAAGAGTTCTTGATGGCATCAACTTATATGAACTGCTCACCCAGAACAAAGCACCGGCAGCCCGTCCACTCTATTGGCATCAGCCTCACTACATGAATCAAGGCAGCCGACCTTGTGGAGCGATTCGCGAAGGCAATTGGAAACTGATCGAGCACTACGAGAATGGTCAACTGGAGCTCTTCAATCTGGAAATGGACATTGGTGAGACAACCGATGTGAGCGACAAGGAGCCAGGCCGGGTTGCAGAGATGCGAGGCAAACTTGAGAAGTGGCGGCGCGAGGTGGGAGCACAGCCGAATCTACCCAATCCCGACTTCAACCACTCTGCCTGGAGGCAACTCTATGAAGTGACTGATGTCAGCTTGTTGAAACCAGCAGCCAAATCGGGCGAGACCAGCAGGCAACTCGAAAGCTGGCGGCAGGCCTTGAACGCTGCTCTGAAAAAAGATGCGATCAAGGGAGCTGGCGTCGTCATGCTTCACCCGAAAGATGCGATCATTCATGGCGAGAAACTGCGACATGAGCCGGAGCCTCACAAGGACACGATTGGTTACTGGGCGAATATGAACGATTGGGTGGAATGGAAGACTAGTATTGGTAAACCTGGCGTATTCGCTGTTGAACTGTTGCAGGCAGCAGGCAAGGGCAGTGGCGGAGCAATGATCGAAGTTCAAATAAACGGCCATACGCTGACACACACCGTGAAAGAGACGGGACATTTTCAGCGGTTTGTACCCATCACGATAGGCACAGTAAAGCTGGATGCTGGAAGTCACGTTCTGACGATACGAGCGAAGACCAAGCCCGGCTTCGGCGTAATGGACTTGCGGCGAGTAACGCTCAAGGGCATGAAAGAGAAGCAATAGCCTTTCTTGTGCATAGCGTTGTTTACCCAGATGAGAACACTTGCAATTTGTGGGCATGGGGCAGAGCTATACACAAAACCCAGCCCATTAGCCAAAAACAATGCAAGCAAACCACCCCATTGCATCCCCGCGCCTATCGTTTACACTAATCCCATCTTACACCACCAACCAGAATGATCATGACCAAACTCATCTCGCTTGCTGCACTACTTTTGCTCGCCACCGCCAGCTATGCCCAGAACCTCAAGCTCCTCTACCTGGGTGATAACGGGCATCATCAGCCTCGAGTGCGGTTTCACCAGTTGGCACCGGTGATGAAGGCGCGGGGCATTGAACTGGTCTACACAGATCAGATGAAAGACCTGAACCCAGCGACACTCAAGGAGTATGCCGGGCTGGTGGTCTATGCGAACATTGATGCGATCAGCAAGGAACAGGCGGAGGCTTTGCTGTCGTATGTTGCTGAGGGTAAGGGTTTCATTCCACTTCACTGTGCCAGCTACTGCTTCCGCAACAACGATGAGATTGTCAAACTGATCGGTGCTCAGTTCAAGTCACATGGCACTGGCACATTCCGTACTGTTCAGGCCAAGGTTGATCATCCTATCCTCCAAGGTTTCACTTCGTTTGAGAGTTGGGATGAGACGTATGTGCATAGCAAGCATAACGAGGCCAACCGCACGGTGCTGGAGTATCGACCCCTCACCCCTAACCCCTCTCCCCGGGGGGGAGAGGGGAACCAGATGGAACCTTGGACGTGGGTGCGGACGCATGGCAAGGGTCGTGTTTTCTACACAGCATGGGGGCATGATGAACGCACCTGGGGCCATCCTGGGTTTCACAACCTTGTCGAACGAGGCATCCGCTGGGCTTGTGGCAGCAATGACCTTTCCAATGTCATCAGCTATGCTGATGCTCCGAAGATGACAGCCAAGCGAACCGATGTTGCTCCCTTTGAATATGTCCCGGCCAAGGTGCCTTTCTATCCGCCGAGCAAGACGTGGGGCGTGACGACCGAGCCGTTGCCGAAGATGCAGAAGCCGCTGTCACCCGAAGAATCGCTTAAGCATTACGTTCATCCCGTTGGCTTCGAGATGAAGCTCTTCGCCAGTGAGCCGCTGATTCAGGGCAAGCCGATCTGCATGAATTGGGACGAGCAAGGTCGGCTCTGGCTTGCCGAGACCATTGATTACCCCAATGAGAAGAAACCCGAAGGGCAGGGTCGCGACCGCCTTGTTATTTTTGAAGATACCGATGGCGATGGCGTTGCGGACAAACGCACGGTCTTTGTTGAAGGCCTCAGCATTCCCACCAGCATTGCTTTCGCACACGGGGGTGTCATCGTGCATCAGGCTCCGCACACGCTCTTCTTCAAGAACAACAACGACAAAGCGGGACCGAAGCAGATTCTCTTCACCGGCTGGGGCGTGCAGGATACGCACGCCGGGCCAAGCAATTTGCAGTATGGCCTGGATGGCTGGTTCTACGGCTCTGTTGGCTACAGCGGCTTTCGCGGCGAAGTGAACGGGGAACAACTCCGCTTCGGCCAGGGCTATTATCGCTTCAAACTCGATCCGGTTCCCCTCTCCGGAGGGACAGGGGCTAGGGGTGATGGGGAAGCTATGGTGAAATGCACCAAACTCGAATTCCTCGCCAGCACCAACAACAACACCTGGGGCCTGGGTTTCAGCGAGGAAGGGATCCTCTTTGGCTCTACCGCTAACGGCAACCCCAGCGTCTGCATGCCCATCCCCAATCGCTATTACGAGAAGGTCAAGGGCTGGTCAGCGAGCGTGTTGCCTTCAATTTCGGGCGATGCAGCCATGCACCCGATCACCGATCAAGTTCGACAGGTCGATTACCACGGCAGGTTTACCGCAGCAGCAGGGCATGCTTTGTACACGGCCCGGTTTTACCCGAAAGAATACTGGAACCGCACCGCGTTTGTGTGCGAACCGACCGGGCACCTGGTGGCGTGTTTTGAACTGACGCCCGATGGGGCCAGCTTCCGCAGCCGCAATGCCTGGAACCTGGTGGCCAGCGACGACGAGTGGGCTTCGCCAATTATGGCCGAGGTTGGCCCCGATAGCTGTGTGTGGATTCTCGACTGGTACAACTACATCGTCCAGCACAACCCAACTCCCGCCGGCTTCAAGACAGGCAAAGGGGCTGCGTATGAAACGGAACTCCGCGACAAGAAGCATGGCCGAGTTTACCGATTAGTTCCCAAGGACAAGCCGCTACCTGCGAAAGTAAATTTGAAGGGAGCGAAGCCGGAGATGTTGGTGGAGACGTTGAAGAATGAGAATTTCTTTTGGAGACGGCAGGCTCAGCGCTTGTTGGTGGAAAACGACACTTTACAAAACCGAGAAGCTGTTCTTAAATTAAGCCATCAGAAGGATCTTGACTCCATTGCAGCAAGGCATGTATTCGCGGTCATGGGTATCCTAATTAAAGGGCCTGCAGAACATCCCAGCATTAAAGGCAATGATGCGATGAATGCTGTTGCCAATATTCTTGGTTTTATCGACAAGTGCGAACGCCCTGATTTCTTCAAGGGAATAGCTGGACTTCAAGCCATCCAATACATGCAAAGGTTTGAACTGATTCAACAACCTGTCGTTCGAGATGCCATAACTATCTTGGCTGCTCAGGAAAGCAATTCGTTTTTGTCGTTACTTTGTGTCGATTCCGACCAACCATCCCCTGCATCTTCAAAAATAATATCAATCGTTGCTACCCACTACGCACGTTCTAGCGAATTCTCCAAACTAAAAGATATCATTAAATTCCTCCATTCGGCTGACCGATCTGTCTCCATCCCGATTATTCAAGCCTGGGCTGCCAACTGGCCCAACAAGCCTTTACAGCTTGACGAAGAAGGCAAGCAATATCTCACCACCCTCATCACCAAAGCCCCCAATGAAGTCCGCAGCCAGGTCATCAAACTCGGCATGATCTGGGATGCTGAAGTTACTGAGAAGTATGCACAGCAGATGAAGGGGGAGTTGTTTGAACAATTGGCGGATGCCAAAGTAACTGACGAGAATCGGCTGACCATCGCTCGCGATTTGATTGCGCTCATGCCCAGCGATGACAGTGTGGTGGAGAAGATTGTCGCAAGCATCACGCCACGCATGTCCAGTCAGACAGCTGTCACTATGATCAAGTCGCTGGAAAACAGTCTGTCGGCAAAGCTGAGTACCATTCTTCTAGGCCGGATGAAAGAGTTTACGCCCACCACACGAACGGAAGCGATCAGGC
Proteins encoded in this window:
- a CDS encoding sulfatase-like hydrolase/transferase, coding for MVIRCLVVLLLILVPDVLLAQTKSVNIVFILADDLGINDLHCYGRKEHATPNLDKLAAEGMRFTSAYAAQSVCSPTRAAILTGYTPARLNITTFLPGRGDASSQMLLHPVINQQIPNSYKTLANTLKGIGYTSACIGKWHLVRNPVEQGFDVYYPGQATTTPSNNEGGKGEFDLTQAAEHFLEQHQAKPFFLYMCHNNPHIPLGAQPDRVKKFADTFNPTYAAMIETLDESIGRIMEKLDALGLSKNTIVIFTSDNGGLHVLEGGQTPTHNTPFRAGKGFLYEGGIRVPLIVRWPGMVKAGSVSDVPVISTDWTPTLMEIVGEPDVKRVLDGINLYELLTQNKAPAARPLYWHQPHYMNQGSRPCGAIREGNWKLIEHYENGQLELFNLEMDIGETTDVSDKEPGRVAEMRGKLEKWRREVGAQPNLPNPDFNHSAWRQLYEVTDVSLLKPAAKSGETSRQLESWRQALNAALKKDAIKGAGVVMLHPKDAIIHGEKLRHEPEPHKDTIGYWANMNDWVEWKTSIGKPGVFAVELLQAAGKGSGGAMIEVQINGHTLTHTVKETGHFQRFVPITIGTVKLDAGSHVLTIRAKTKPGFGVMDLRRVTLKGMKEKQ
- a CDS encoding ThuA domain-containing protein, which produces MTKLISLAALLLLATASYAQNLKLLYLGDNGHHQPRVRFHQLAPVMKARGIELVYTDQMKDLNPATLKEYAGLVVYANIDAISKEQAEALLSYVAEGKGFIPLHCASYCFRNNDEIVKLIGAQFKSHGTGTFRTVQAKVDHPILQGFTSFESWDETYVHSKHNEANRTVLEYRPLTPNPSPRGGEGNQMEPWTWVRTHGKGRVFYTAWGHDERTWGHPGFHNLVERGIRWACGSNDLSNVISYADAPKMTAKRTDVAPFEYVPAKVPFYPPSKTWGVTTEPLPKMQKPLSPEESLKHYVHPVGFEMKLFASEPLIQGKPICMNWDEQGRLWLAETIDYPNEKKPEGQGRDRLVIFEDTDGDGVADKRTVFVEGLSIPTSIAFAHGGVIVHQAPHTLFFKNNNDKAGPKQILFTGWGVQDTHAGPSNLQYGLDGWFYGSVGYSGFRGEVNGEQLRFGQGYYRFKLDPVPLSGGTGARGDGEAMVKCTKLEFLASTNNNTWGLGFSEEGILFGSTANGNPSVCMPIPNRYYEKVKGWSASVLPSISGDAAMHPITDQVRQVDYHGRFTAAAGHALYTARFYPKEYWNRTAFVCEPTGHLVACFELTPDGASFRSRNAWNLVASDDEWASPIMAEVGPDSCVWILDWYNYIVQHNPTPAGFKTGKGAAYETELRDKKHGRVYRLVPKDKPLPAKVNLKGAKPEMLVETLKNENFFWRRQAQRLLVENDTLQNREAVLKLSHQKDLDSIAARHVFAVMGILIKGPAEHPSIKGNDAMNAVANILGFIDKCERPDFFKGIAGLQAIQYMQRFELIQQPVVRDAITILAAQESNSFLSLLCVDSDQPSPASSKIISIVATHYARSSEFSKLKDIIKFLHSADRSVSIPIIQAWAANWPNKPLQLDEEGKQYLTTLITKAPNEVRSQVIKLGMIWDAEVTEKYAQQMKGELFEQLADAKVTDENRLTIARDLIALMPSDDSVVEKIVASITPRMSSQTAVTMIKSLENSLSAKLSTILLGRMKEFTPTTRTEAIRLLLGRAAFTKALLAAIEKNDIPLTELSLDQRQSLLLHPDEAIASQAKALLARGGGLPSADRQKVIDSWLPLTKKIGDAPKGKLIFTQHCAKCHQYAGEGKHIGPDLTGMAVHPKEELVIHILDPHRSVEGNYRSYTVVLNDGKVLNGMMAAESKTSVEIIDTEGKTTAIQRDDIDQLVVTNKSLMPEGFEKQMNEAEFTNLMEFLTQKGKYVPLPLDKVATITTAKGMFFGDEGTFERLIFPDWKPKTFNSVPFLLIDPQEGKINNAVLLYGPQGQKAPKMPRTVSIPCAAPVKTLHFLSGISGWGYPATNRQSTSMIVRLKYADGQTEDHPLRNGVHFADYAGKTDVPESKFAFDLQGRQLRYLSVSPKRSEPLASVELVKGNDPTAPVVMAITAELR